The following proteins come from a genomic window of Athalia rosae chromosome 1, iyAthRosa1.1, whole genome shotgun sequence:
- the LOC105683670 gene encoding facilitated trehalose transporter Tret1 isoform X1: MTGSSATDQHNISNGQKLTPCDKNGTINSPTEPISKWREAAPQILAVAAKNLLLIGFGCTLGFSTILIPELQKPEPEIFVTLEELTWISSMNLILVPVGCLGSGFISQYLGRRKTMMLANGPFVAAWLLYHYAYNSTMLFCALALTGLTGGLLEAPVLTYVAEITQPHLRGMLAATSTTAVIFGVFIQLFAGSLTNWRTVALINMALPAFCFISLLMIPESPHWLIGKGRFDEAVKSLRWLRGWVSESHVNDEYNGLCESIRRPLANGELDAGDSKWKPYANRSFYVPFFLVCWGFFVGNFGGMAALQTFAVFIFSELKAPIDEYTATVLLGAAELIGTLSCVMLIHFTGKRKLSIFSTLGTSACYLIAAIYKSMLDHGTIENTEHAWLPTYALIVSAFLCHVGIRLLPWILIGEVFAPSVRSGASGASSSFAYVCTFLVNKVFLYMVNGITLAGTFWFYAVVGLVGSLVIYFILPETEGRTLREIEDHFCGIRNLNERPEKPALPGKQRWAATNPIPVTDDIESKL; this comes from the exons ATGACGGGATCCTCTGCTACTGATCAGCATAACATAAG TAACGGTCAAAAGTTGACACCGTGTGATAAAAATGGAACGATAAATTCGCCAACTGAACCAATCTCAAAATGGAGAGAGGCGGCTCCTCAAATCCTTGCTGTCGCAGCGAAAAACCTCCTCCTTATCGGGTTCGGCTGCACCCTTGGCTTTTCGACCATCCTCATTCCAGAATTACAGAAACCTGAACCTGAAATCTTCGTCACGCTCGAGGAACTGACCTGGATCA GTAGCATGAATTTGATCTTGGTGCCGGTGGGTTGCCTGGGCAGCGGCTTCATATCGCAGTATCTGGGAAGGCGAAAAACCATGATGCTGGCTAATGGACCGTTCGTAGCTGCCTGGCTTCTCTATCACTACGCTTACAATTCCACAATGTTATTCTGCGCCCTCGCGTTGACAGGGTTGACCGGAGGTCTGCTCGAGGCTCCGGTATTAACTTACGTTGCAGAAATCACCCAGCCGCACCTCAGGGGAATGCTGGCGGCAACATCGACGACTGCCGTAATTTTTGGCGTGTTTATACAGCTTTTTGCTGGCAGCTTAACCAACTGGAGGACCGTCGCCTTGATTAACATGGCACTGCCAGCGTTCTGCTTCATTTCCCTCCTAATGATTCCTGAAAGTCCCCATTGGCTCATCG GCAAGGGTCGTTTCGACGAAGCCGTAAAATCTCTGCGCTGGCTCCGAGGCTGGGTGAGCGAATCCCACGTCAACGACGAGTACAACGGTCTTTGCGAGTCCATTCGACGACCGTTGGCAAACGGAGAGCTCGATGCCGGTGATAGCAAGTGGAAACCCTACGCGAACCGTTCCTTCTACGTTCCATTCTTTTTGGTCTGCTGGGGGTTCTTCGTTGGAAATTTCGGAGGAATGGCTGCTCTTCAAACATTCGCAGTCTTCATATTCTCCGAACTCAAAGCTCCCATAGACGAGTATACAGCCACGGTCTTACTCGGCGCTGCCGAACTCATCGGCACTTTATCCTGCGTGATGTTGATACACTTTACGGGAAAACGGAAATTATCGATATTCTCTACTCTCGGCACCAGTGCCTGCTATCTCATTGCCGCAATCTACAAGTCAATGCTCGACCATGGGACCATTGAGAATACCGAGCACGCCTGGTTACCAACTTACGCCTTGATCGTATCCGCTTTCTTATGTCATGTAGGAATAAGGCTGCTGCCTTGGATTCTCATCGGCGAAGTTTTCGCACCAAGT GTTCGCAGTGGAGCATCCGGAGCTTCAAGTTCATTCGCGTACGTCTGTACGTTCCTTGTGAACAAGGTTTTCCTTTACATGGTCAACGGGATAACGTTGGCTGGAACTTTTTGGTTTTACGCGGTGGTGGGTCTCGTCGGGTCACTTGTGATATACTTTATCCTTCCGGAAACTGAAGGTCGAACCCTGCGTGAGATCGAGGATCACTTTTGCGGCATTCGCAATTTAAATGAAAGACCCGAAAAGCCAGCGCTACCTGGCAAGCAGAGATGGGCAGCCACGAATCCTATACCGGTCACGGATGACATCGAGAGCAAACTTTGA
- the LOC105683764 gene encoding ATPase family AAA domain-containing protein 3A homolog translates to MSWLFGYRNAQPPQDFSQFAQPPTAGGGGSTGGGGGDEPPKNLSKSQMEAYRFDSSALERAAAAAKELERSKHSKEALELSKLQEATRQTEMQAKVKEYEAHIEQMKVEQKRVDGDERRKTMQEETKQHQMRAQYQDQLARKRYDDQLAQQQRMNDENLRRQEESVAKQEAMRKATIEHEMELRHKNEMKKLEAELRAKAKVDRENQDLNLEKIRLKASENRVTVLESIKTAGAVLGSGANALLQDWDKILAAAGGLSLIALGVYSAKGATGVSARYIEARLGKPSLVRETSRFSALESIKHPIQTIKKLREKQSDALAGVILAPKLEERLRDVAIATKNTKHNQGMYRNILMHGPPGTGKTMFAKKLAKHSGMDYAILTGGDVAPLGRDGVTAIHKVFDWASSSRKGLLLFIDEADAFLRKRSSEHISEDLRATLNAFLYRTGEQSNKFMLILASNTPEQFDWAVNDRLDEMVEFNLPGIQERERLVRLYFDKFVLQPATEGKRRLKVAQFDYGALCTKMAKITEGMSGRELAKLGVAWQAAAYASPDGVLTEQMVIDRCEDAVRQHRQKVRWQSDQERQESKSIYSSEKELSTSPLSPDEKTTTNAETLATA, encoded by the exons ATGTCGTGGTTGTTCGGATACAGGAATGCACAGCCGCCCCAGGATTTTTCTCAGTTTGCACAGCCACCCACCGCAGGAGGTGGTGGGTCtaccggtggtggtggtggtgatgagCCCCCGAAGAATCTAAGCAAGTCACAAATGGAAGCTTATAGATTTGACTCTAGCGCACTCGAaagagctgctgctgctgcgaagGAACTCGAAAGATCAA AACATTCAAAAGAAGCGCTGGAGTTGTCGAAACTCCAGGAAGCTACTCGGCAGACTGAAATGCAGGCAAAAGTGAAGGAATATGAGGCTCACATAGAACAGATGAAAGTTGAACAGAAACGAGTAGATGGTGATGAGCGGCGAAAGACAATGCAGGAGGAAACTAAACAGCATCAAATGCGAGCACAGTATCAGGATCAGTTAGCCAGAAAGCGATACGATGATCAGCTTGCTCAGCAGCAACGAATGAATGATGAGAACTTGAGAAGACAAGAAGAATCTGTCGCTAAGCAAGAAGCAATGCGGAAAGCCACTATAGAACATGAAATGGAACTGAGacataaaaacgaaatgaagaaattagaAGCAGAGCTGAGAGCCAAAGCCAAAGTTGATCGGGAGAACCAAGATTTGAACCTTGAAAAGATTAGACTCAAAGCTTCTGAGAATAGAGTTACTGTTTTAGAGTCCATAAA GACTGCTGGTGCAGTTCTTGGGTCTGGAGCAAATGCTTTGCTTCAAGACTGGGATAAGATTCTTGCGGCAGCTGGAGGTCTTTCTCTGATTGCTTTGGGAGTTTATTCTGCAAAGGGTGCAACCGGTGTGTCTGCACGTTACATCGAAGCTCGCTTGGGGAAGCCATCACTCGTGCGGGAAACATCTCGGTTCTCGGCGCTAGAATCAATCAAACATCCAAttcaaacgataaaaaagtTGAGGGAGAAGCAGTCTGATGCACTGGCGGGAGTTATCTTGGCTCCGAAGTTGGAAGAGCGGTTACGAGACGTTGCGATAGCAACTAAAAATACGAAACACAATCAGGGAATGTATCGAAACATCCTGATGCACGGACCCCCTGGTACAGGAAAGACAATGTTTGCAAAGAAGTTGGCAAAGCACTCCGGTATGGACTACGCCATACTTACCGGTGGTGATGTAGCGCCCTTAGGTCGAGACGGAGTTACTGCTATTCACAAGGTATTTGACTGGGCCTCAAGCTCTAGAAAGGGACTTCTTCTCTTCATCGACGAAGCGGATGCTTTCTTGAGAAAAAGATCCAGCGAGCACATATCTGAAGACCTCAGAGCAACTTTGAACGCATTTTTGTACAGAACTGGAGAACAGAGCAACAAGTTTATGCTAATTCTAGCGTCGAATACGCCTGAACAATTCGACTGGGCAGTCAATGATCGTCTCGATGAAATGGTCGAATTCAACTTACCCGGTATTCAGGAACGTGAGCGTCTCGTTCGCCTCtattttgataaatttgttCTTCAGCCAGCGACTGAAGGCAAGAGAAGACTGAAAGTCGCACAGTTTGATTACGGCGCACTTTGCACTAAGATGGCAAAAATTACGGAGGGAATGTCTGGACGAGAGCTAGCCAAACTTGGGGTTGCCTGGCAAGCAGCTGCATATGCCTCTCCAGATGGAGTTTTAACTGAACAGATGGTTATCGACAGATGCGAAGACGCCGTCAGGCAGCACCGGCAAAAG GTACGGTGGCAGAGTGACCAAGAAAGACAAGAGTCAAAGTCGATTTATTCATCAGAGAAGGAACTTTCAACGAGTCCCTTGAGTCCCGATGAGAAGACCACAACCAATGCGGAGACCTTGGCCACAGCCTAA
- the LOC105683670 gene encoding facilitated trehalose transporter Tret1 isoform X2 codes for MHSGVSNGQKLTPCDKNGTINSPTEPISKWREAAPQILAVAAKNLLLIGFGCTLGFSTILIPELQKPEPEIFVTLEELTWISSMNLILVPVGCLGSGFISQYLGRRKTMMLANGPFVAAWLLYHYAYNSTMLFCALALTGLTGGLLEAPVLTYVAEITQPHLRGMLAATSTTAVIFGVFIQLFAGSLTNWRTVALINMALPAFCFISLLMIPESPHWLIGKGRFDEAVKSLRWLRGWVSESHVNDEYNGLCESIRRPLANGELDAGDSKWKPYANRSFYVPFFLVCWGFFVGNFGGMAALQTFAVFIFSELKAPIDEYTATVLLGAAELIGTLSCVMLIHFTGKRKLSIFSTLGTSACYLIAAIYKSMLDHGTIENTEHAWLPTYALIVSAFLCHVGIRLLPWILIGEVFAPSVRSGASGASSSFAYVCTFLVNKVFLYMVNGITLAGTFWFYAVVGLVGSLVIYFILPETEGRTLREIEDHFCGIRNLNERPEKPALPGKQRWAATNPIPVTDDIESKL; via the exons ATGCATTCCGGTGTGAG TAACGGTCAAAAGTTGACACCGTGTGATAAAAATGGAACGATAAATTCGCCAACTGAACCAATCTCAAAATGGAGAGAGGCGGCTCCTCAAATCCTTGCTGTCGCAGCGAAAAACCTCCTCCTTATCGGGTTCGGCTGCACCCTTGGCTTTTCGACCATCCTCATTCCAGAATTACAGAAACCTGAACCTGAAATCTTCGTCACGCTCGAGGAACTGACCTGGATCA GTAGCATGAATTTGATCTTGGTGCCGGTGGGTTGCCTGGGCAGCGGCTTCATATCGCAGTATCTGGGAAGGCGAAAAACCATGATGCTGGCTAATGGACCGTTCGTAGCTGCCTGGCTTCTCTATCACTACGCTTACAATTCCACAATGTTATTCTGCGCCCTCGCGTTGACAGGGTTGACCGGAGGTCTGCTCGAGGCTCCGGTATTAACTTACGTTGCAGAAATCACCCAGCCGCACCTCAGGGGAATGCTGGCGGCAACATCGACGACTGCCGTAATTTTTGGCGTGTTTATACAGCTTTTTGCTGGCAGCTTAACCAACTGGAGGACCGTCGCCTTGATTAACATGGCACTGCCAGCGTTCTGCTTCATTTCCCTCCTAATGATTCCTGAAAGTCCCCATTGGCTCATCG GCAAGGGTCGTTTCGACGAAGCCGTAAAATCTCTGCGCTGGCTCCGAGGCTGGGTGAGCGAATCCCACGTCAACGACGAGTACAACGGTCTTTGCGAGTCCATTCGACGACCGTTGGCAAACGGAGAGCTCGATGCCGGTGATAGCAAGTGGAAACCCTACGCGAACCGTTCCTTCTACGTTCCATTCTTTTTGGTCTGCTGGGGGTTCTTCGTTGGAAATTTCGGAGGAATGGCTGCTCTTCAAACATTCGCAGTCTTCATATTCTCCGAACTCAAAGCTCCCATAGACGAGTATACAGCCACGGTCTTACTCGGCGCTGCCGAACTCATCGGCACTTTATCCTGCGTGATGTTGATACACTTTACGGGAAAACGGAAATTATCGATATTCTCTACTCTCGGCACCAGTGCCTGCTATCTCATTGCCGCAATCTACAAGTCAATGCTCGACCATGGGACCATTGAGAATACCGAGCACGCCTGGTTACCAACTTACGCCTTGATCGTATCCGCTTTCTTATGTCATGTAGGAATAAGGCTGCTGCCTTGGATTCTCATCGGCGAAGTTTTCGCACCAAGT GTTCGCAGTGGAGCATCCGGAGCTTCAAGTTCATTCGCGTACGTCTGTACGTTCCTTGTGAACAAGGTTTTCCTTTACATGGTCAACGGGATAACGTTGGCTGGAACTTTTTGGTTTTACGCGGTGGTGGGTCTCGTCGGGTCACTTGTGATATACTTTATCCTTCCGGAAACTGAAGGTCGAACCCTGCGTGAGATCGAGGATCACTTTTGCGGCATTCGCAATTTAAATGAAAGACCCGAAAAGCCAGCGCTACCTGGCAAGCAGAGATGGGCAGCCACGAATCCTATACCGGTCACGGATGACATCGAGAGCAAACTTTGA